The sequence ATTGGCCCTCCAGCTGTATGCTGGCCCGAAAGAATATGACACCTTGCAGGCCTTGCAACTAGGGCTTGAGGACACGATCGACTTCGGATGGTTCATCTTTGGCAGTTGGAGCGTCGTCAAAGCCATTGCGAAGCCCATTTTTTATGTCCTGCGTTTTATCAACGAGTACACCCACAATTACGGCGTCACTATCATCCTGTTGACCATGGCGATCAAGGCGCTCTTTGTCCCCCTGCAATTCAAGAGCTATAAATCGATGAAACAGATGCAGGTGATTCAGCCCAAGGTTCTGGCGGTTCAGGAAAAATACAAGGACGACCGGGATCGCCTGAACAAAGAGCTGATCAAGCTTTACCGTGATCATAAGGTGAATCCGGTGGGTGGCTGCCTTCCGATGGTGTTGCAGATGCCGGTGTTTGTCGCGCTCTTTAATATTCTCTATATGACGATCGACCTCCGGCAGTCGCCTTTTATCGGCTGGATTACCGATCTTTCGCTTCAAGACCCCTATTACGTGATGCCGATCATCATGGGTGTCACGATGGTGGTGCAGCAAAAGATTACGCCCACCACGATGGATCCCACGCAGGCGAAGATCATGCTGATGCTTCCCGCGTTCATGACTTTTTTGTTCATCAATTTTCCTGCCGGTTTGGTCTTGTATTGGCTGACCAACAATGTGCTCACAATTTCTCAGCAGGTCATCACCGATCGAGTCATCTTTGCGAATAAGCCTGTCTTGCACGATGCGAGTGAGTCACCATCCAAGCGTTGAGGGAATGGCGATAGCGGAGACCCTTGAGCATAACTTCTGGATGTGAGGCACGACCATGGCATACGGAGGGGGGCCTGATGATACAATCTGTGCCATTGCCACACCGGTCGGCGAGGGTGGTATCGGAATTGTCCGACTGAGCGGGACGGATTCCATCCCCATTGCCGCTCGATTTATCCGGCTTCGGTCGGAGGTTCCGATCGGCTCACTTTCGACTCATTCGCTTCATCTTGCGGACATTATTCGCCCCCAGCCTTCTTCCCATCCCAGCCAGACGTGTACGGGCCACGATGCCATCATCGACGAAGCTTTCGTGGTCTATATGAAAGCCCCCCGATCCTATACAGGCGAAGATGTCGTTGAAATTCATTGCCATGGCAATCGCCGCATCTGCGCGATGATTTGCGACGCGGCACTCTCGGCCGGATGCCGCCTGGCCCAGCCAGGTGAGTTTACCAAGCGCGCATTTCTCAATGGCAAGATGGATCTCTCTCAGGCTGAAGCGGTCCTCGACACGATTAGAGCGACTTCGGAAGAAGGGTTGAAGGTCGCACAGCGCCATCTACGAGGCGATTTAGGGAAAGAGGTTGGACGGTTACGCGAACAACTTCTCGCGCTGCTGGCCCATATCGAGGCCGGCATCGATTTTGTGGAAGAAGATATCAGTTTCGTGGAACGCACGGAGCTGCTGGATACTCTGGCAGACACTCAGGTGGTCATCCTCCGCGCCCTGAATACCGCTAAAACCGGGCGTTTGCTTCGGGAGGGTGCACGGGTGGTGATTGCGGGCCGGCCCAATGTTGGAAAATCGAGCCTCTTGAATGCGCTGTTGCGCGAACGGCGCGCGATCGTGTCCTCCATTCCCGGTACCACCCGCGACATGATTGAGGAGTCGATGGAGGTTGACGGAATTCAAATCTCCTTGATCGACACAGCCGGAATTCGCAACACGGTCGATCCCCTCGAACAAGAGGGCATTCATCGCACCTGGAATGCGCTCCATGACGCGGACCTCATTATCACTCTGTTCGATGCGACGTCTCCCCCGGAGGAATCCTTCGAGATGGAGCCGTATTGCCTGTTCCAAGAGCGGGCGATTCCTGTTTTAAATAAGGTGGATCTCCTGCTACCTGAACAACGAATGTCCTTACAACAACGGCTGTCCGATATCTTGGGACACCTACCCATTTGTGTTTCAACGATGAGCGGAGAAGGCCTCGATTCTTTGCGCCATCAGCTACGCTCTCGAGTCTTACCCGATTATCTCGAGTCTTCCGAAGGGGTCATGATTACAAATGTTCGTCATCAGGATGCGCTTGTGCGATCAAATGACGCGCTCACTCAGGCCATCGATTCGGTCAACTCAGGAAGAGAAGCGGAATGTCTGGCGGTCGACCTCCGTACCGCAGCTGATGCACTTGGTGAGATTACCGGCGTAATTACGTCGGACGAAGTTCTTGATCGCATTTTTTCTGAATTCTGTATTGGGAAATAGCGAGACCCATGGCTCAGGCTTTCGATGTTATCGTGGTAGGAGGAGGGCATGCAGGCTGCGAAGCGGCGTTGGCTGCGGCGCGGATGGGCGCAGACACCTTGCTCTTGACGATGGAGAAGGATCGCATCGCCCAAATGTCGTGCAATCCCGCGGTCGGCGGCATTGCCAAGGGCCACCTGGTAAAGGAGATCGATGCACTGGGCGGCGAGATGGGCCGGAATACGGA comes from Nitrospira sp. and encodes:
- the mnmE gene encoding tRNA uridine-5-carboxymethylaminomethyl(34) synthesis GTPase MnmE, which codes for MAYGGGPDDTICAIATPVGEGGIGIVRLSGTDSIPIAARFIRLRSEVPIGSLSTHSLHLADIIRPQPSSHPSQTCTGHDAIIDEAFVVYMKAPRSYTGEDVVEIHCHGNRRICAMICDAALSAGCRLAQPGEFTKRAFLNGKMDLSQAEAVLDTIRATSEEGLKVAQRHLRGDLGKEVGRLREQLLALLAHIEAGIDFVEEDISFVERTELLDTLADTQVVILRALNTAKTGRLLREGARVVIAGRPNVGKSSLLNALLRERRAIVSSIPGTTRDMIEESMEVDGIQISLIDTAGIRNTVDPLEQEGIHRTWNALHDADLIITLFDATSPPEESFEMEPYCLFQERAIPVLNKVDLLLPEQRMSLQQRLSDILGHLPICVSTMSGEGLDSLRHQLRSRVLPDYLESSEGVMITNVRHQDALVRSNDALTQAIDSVNSGREAECLAVDLRTAADALGEITGVITSDEVLDRIFSEFCIGK